In Prosthecomicrobium sp. N25, one DNA window encodes the following:
- a CDS encoding UbiA family prenyltransferase, with amino-acid sequence MISDVDSSIPLVVDLDGTLICNDTLHETAVSAFFSRPLETLMGLPALLSGRAALKRALFGLSEFDPRDLAYRADVVQLIRKAKAQGRKVHLVTAADQAIADRVAEHIGGFDSVLGSDGHSNLKGLGKLEALQRRFPQGFVYMGDSAADVPIWRHAKVAVLVGPAIRFRDKLASLGVTVKVMAPSRHSARVWLKQLRVHQWSKNLLIGVPPVLGHIALDPLVMLKTLLGFLAAGMIASATYALNDLIDLKADRLHATKRHRPLAAGQITILQIVTAALLLLGAGLVLGWLLSPAFFAALTAYLVLSAVYTLSFKAIPLLDVASIGALFTGRIVMGIALHDLPMSPWILSYSALFFTSMALAKRHVELMRARDEGRAVIPGRSYQADDWPITLAFGISTTLAAVVVLLLFVTEQGYQTTGYADPVWLYVAPACVMLWTFRIWLLSHRKQLDDDPVVFALRDRVSYILGAFVLTGFLAAL; translated from the coding sequence ATGATTTCGGACGTGGACTCATCCATTCCGCTCGTCGTCGACCTGGACGGCACTCTGATCTGCAATGACACCTTGCACGAGACCGCCGTCTCGGCCTTCTTTTCACGGCCCTTGGAAACCCTGATGGGACTGCCCGCCCTGCTGTCCGGCCGGGCCGCACTGAAGCGCGCGTTGTTCGGCCTCTCCGAGTTCGATCCGCGGGATCTGGCGTACCGGGCGGACGTCGTGCAACTCATCCGCAAGGCGAAGGCCCAGGGCCGCAAGGTCCACCTCGTCACGGCCGCGGACCAGGCCATCGCGGACCGCGTCGCCGAGCATATCGGCGGCTTCGATTCGGTGCTCGGCAGCGACGGACACTCCAACCTGAAGGGGCTCGGCAAGCTGGAAGCCCTGCAGAGACGGTTCCCGCAGGGCTTCGTCTACATGGGCGACAGCGCCGCCGACGTCCCGATCTGGCGCCACGCCAAGGTCGCCGTCCTGGTCGGGCCCGCCATCCGCTTCAGGGACAAGCTCGCGTCCCTGGGGGTGACCGTAAAGGTTATGGCACCATCGCGCCATTCCGCGCGGGTCTGGCTGAAGCAACTCCGCGTGCACCAGTGGAGCAAGAACCTGCTGATCGGCGTCCCGCCCGTGCTCGGCCACATCGCCCTCGACCCGCTGGTGATGCTGAAGACGCTGCTCGGCTTCCTGGCCGCCGGGATGATTGCCTCGGCGACCTATGCATTGAACGACCTGATCGACCTCAAGGCCGACCGCCTGCATGCGACCAAGCGGCACCGGCCGCTCGCCGCCGGGCAAATCACCATCCTGCAGATCGTCACCGCGGCGCTCCTCCTGCTCGGTGCCGGCCTCGTGCTGGGCTGGCTCCTCTCGCCGGCCTTCTTCGCCGCGCTGACCGCCTACCTGGTCCTGTCGGCGGTCTACACCTTGAGCTTCAAGGCGATCCCGCTTCTGGACGTCGCCTCCATCGGCGCCCTGTTCACCGGCCGCATCGTCATGGGGATCGCCCTCCACGACCTGCCGATGTCGCCCTGGATCCTGTCCTACTCGGCGCTGTTCTTCACCTCCATGGCCCTGGCCAAGCGTCACGTCGAGCTCATGCGGGCCCGGGACGAGGGTCGCGCCGTCATCCCGGGACGCAGCTACCAGGCCGACGACTGGCCGATCACGCTCGCCTTCGGCATCTCGACGACCCTCGCCGCGGTCGTGGTCCTGCTCCTCTTCGTCACCGAGCAGGGCTACCAGACCACCGGCTATGCCGACCCGGTCTGGCTCTACGTCGCGCCGGCCTGCGTCATGCTCTGGACCTTCCGCATCTGGCTCCTCAGCCACCGCAAGCAGCTCGACGACGACCCGGTCGTCTTCGCCCTGCGCGACCGAGTCAGCTACATCCTCGGCGCCTTCGTGCTGACGGGCTTCCTCGCCGCCCTCTGA